A stretch of Lathyrus oleraceus cultivar Zhongwan6 chromosome 6, CAAS_Psat_ZW6_1.0, whole genome shotgun sequence DNA encodes these proteins:
- the LOC127095522 gene encoding uncharacterized protein LOC127095522 has protein sequence MAAPSALKKYSGGFMKKIEGDTNAVSISYKGKQQVSYGKVAAVVPIPYQQPMQQQQINCRVKSKRQEEIAVVDVPYDEVNVEIPISPLVIEFPAPFAYEDEKAVPWIYQPRAFKQGHEDQSLVINESNVTLIMGPERMRRSGRVFAPRIVDTSAKAKGKEVAVQIPVLNQEMQDMQLSPKVAVTREEAEEFMRIIKKSDYKVVDQLNQTPSKISMLSLLLNSEAHRNSLLKVLSIAHITKDITIEQFDDVIACVTTGNFLGFNDDELPIEGKNHNKALHISLKCINTILSRVLVDTGSSLNVMPKTTLIKLPMEGISMKSSTLIVKAFDGSRRAMIGEVDLPTKIGPTIFNIMFQIMDIHPGYSYLLGRPWIHSAGAVTSTLHQKLKFITNDKMIVIGGEEDILVSHLTSFRYIEVDGEIIETPFQSLEVVNMMAIEQTLETPKSGPSMASWQGAKAVMESENAQDWGKVVEVKEKRDKFGLGYDPSSNKVGNQYDKEQIPYVEETFTSAGHIFGKQVAVISDEDHEEGVSSWMRQAAPNEELTNWKAVEASKEESGRRME, from the exons ATAAATTGCCGTGTCAAGAGCAAGCGCCAGGAAGAGATAGCCGTGGTGGACGTCCCTTATGACGAGGTTAATGTGGAAATACCTATAAGCCCATTGGTGATAGAGTTTCCAGCACCGTTCGCATATGAAGATGAGAAGGCGGTCCcatggatatatcagcccagagcttttaagcaagGGCATGAAGACCAATCTTTGGTTATCAACGAATCAAACGTCACCTTGATTATGGGGCCGGAAAGAATGAGACGTAGTGGCCGAGTGTTCGCGCCAAGAATTGTTGATACTTCTGCAAAGGCTAAAGGGAAGGAAGTTGCTGTCCAGATCCCCGTCCTTAATCAAGAAATGCAAGACATGCAACTGTCTCCTAAAGTTGCAGTCACTCGTGAAGAGGCCGAGGAATTTATGaggataatcaagaagagtgattataaaGTGGTGGACCAACTGAATCAAACACCTTCAAAGATCTCCATGTTATCTTTATTGCTTAACTCAGAAGCACACAGGAACTCGCTATTGAAAGTATTAAGCATTGCACATATCACGAAGGACATAACGATAGAACAGTTTGACGATGTGATAGCTTGTGTGACCACTGGGAATTTCTTAGGTTTTAACGATGATGAACTACCAATCgagggaaagaaccataacaaggccctaCATATCTCCTTGAAATGCATAAATACTATACTATCAAGGGTGTTAGTAGACACAGGTTCCTCGCTGAATGTCATGCCGAAGACCACTTTGATAAAGCTGCCAATGGAAGGGATAAGTATGAAGTCCAGCACCCTAATCGTAAAggcatttgatggctcaaggcgagcaatgataggagaggttgacttaCCAACTAAGATAGGTCCAACTATTTTTAATATCATGTTCCAGATTATGGACATACATCCCGGTTATAGTTACCTACTTgggagaccctggattcactcCGCAGGCGCTGTCACCTCTACTCTACATCAAAAGctaaaattcattacaaatgacAAAATGATTGTGATTGGAGGAGAGGAGGATATCTTGGTTAGCCACTTGACATCTTTCCGGTATATCGAGGTGGATGGAGAGATAATTGAGACACCATTCCAATCCTTGGAAGTGGTAAATATGATGGCCATCGAACAGACATTGGAGACCCCGAAATCAGGACCATCCATGGCCTCGTGGCAAGGAGCTAAGGCTGTTATGGAAAGTGAAAATGCTCAAGACTGGGGCAAAGTGGTGGAAGTAAAAGAGAAACGAGACAAGTTTGGCTTGGGGTATGACCCGTCATCAAATAAAGTCGGTAACCAATATGACAAAGAGCAGATTCCTTATGTAGAGGAAACGTTCACCAGCGCTGGCCACATTTTTGGCAAACAGGTGGCGGTGATCAGTGATGAAGATCACGAAGAGGGGGTGTCTAGCTGGATGCGACAAGCCGCACCTAATGAAGAGCTGACAAactggaaggctgtggaa GCTTCTAAGGAAGAATCAGGGCGTAgaatggaatga